In Acinetobacter sp. C32I, one genomic interval encodes:
- a CDS encoding DUF4054 domain-containing protein — MTVIFNADNFVARFPEFSGTNSELLEMYFDEACLKLKNTDSSIVKDEKERRILLYLLTAHIAQLGQQTAKGNGNLVGRISSASEGSVSVSTDAGPVTKSQAWYMQTVYGSEYWALTAKYRTMRYVPAPRRYH; from the coding sequence ATGACCGTTATCTTTAATGCAGACAATTTTGTTGCTCGATTCCCTGAGTTTTCAGGTACCAATAGCGAATTGCTGGAAATGTATTTTGATGAGGCTTGCTTAAAACTTAAAAACACTGATAGCAGTATTGTTAAGGATGAAAAGGAACGCCGTATCTTACTTTACCTTTTAACAGCTCATATCGCTCAATTGGGGCAGCAAACGGCGAAGGGTAACGGTAATTTGGTTGGTCGTATTAGTTCAGCAAGTGAAGGTTCTGTATCTGTTTCGACAGATGCGGGGCCAGTAACCAAATCCCAAGCGTGGTATATGCAAACTGTTTATGGTTCTGAATATTGGGCCTTAACTGCAAAATACAGAACTATGCGATATGTACCTGCTCCACGGAGGTATCATTAA